Proteins encoded within one genomic window of Halocatena marina:
- a CDS encoding DsbA family protein has product MPPSTATVTENNSSTQTLQTSTSTTTATPTGTATTTDTSTLTPTPTSTPTPTPTPTPTPTPTPSLQFPFLDSVSGTAKFGVDLAASPVMGFDEAPVMVLYWSDYLCPFCQRFALKIHPKLAKNEVKDGLARFAFLELPNIGKNSWPAAVLAKAVWTTVAGDNPNHYWDWHHAVFKQQGSKGSGWAERSKLLDITERVGIDVNKVKSNIDAHRKQFERQVSNETTAANQASIRGTPAFYIYNRKTKKSKTIIGAQPYSQYRSAIRSLAK; this is encoded by the coding sequence ATGCCTCCATCAACCGCAACAGTAACAGAGAACAATTCGTCAACACAAACTCTCCAGACGTCGACATCCACCACGACAGCAACACCAACCGGAACAGCAACAACAACAGATACGTCGACCCTGACTCCCACTCCGACGTCGACACCGACGCCAACTCCCACGCCGACACCGACGCCGACACCAACCCCGTCATTACAGTTCCCGTTTCTCGATTCGGTGTCGGGAACTGCAAAGTTCGGCGTCGATCTTGCGGCGAGTCCGGTGATGGGATTCGATGAAGCTCCCGTTATGGTTCTCTATTGGAGCGATTATCTCTGTCCGTTCTGTCAGCGATTTGCTCTCAAAATCCATCCGAAACTCGCCAAAAACGAGGTCAAGGATGGACTTGCTCGGTTTGCGTTTCTCGAGCTACCAAACATCGGGAAGAACTCGTGGCCTGCGGCGGTGCTAGCGAAAGCAGTCTGGACGACGGTGGCGGGTGATAATCCGAACCACTACTGGGATTGGCATCACGCTGTCTTCAAACAGCAGGGATCGAAAGGAAGCGGGTGGGCTGAGCGATCAAAGCTTCTCGATATCACAGAGCGTGTCGGCATCGACGTAAACAAAGTCAAATCGAACATCGATGCCCACCGCAAACAATTTGAACGGCAGGTCAGCAACGAGACTACTGCGGCGAATCAGGCGTCGATCCGTGGGACGCCCGCGTTCTACATCTACAATCGAAAGACGAAAAAGTCGAAGACAATCATCGGAGCACAGCCGTACTCACAGTATCGATCGGCGATTCGTTCGCTTGCAAAGTAG
- a CDS encoding NAD(P)-dependent oxidoreductase, which translates to MSDTVFVTGGCGYIGSVLVPLLDSDDRIERVVVMDDLSSGSPRALMGSVTDSIAFVRGDVREYGDVENAMRGCDTVIHLAAITGAASTHDHREETFETNLTGTENVITAAGKLAVENVVLASSCNLYGRATNPDLDETIDPDPINPYAASKLEAEHLLRSAGERFGFDRTALRLATNYGAAPGIRFNLVVNQFVFRALTGRPLTVYGDGSNWRPFIHVHDAARAYAHAATQPESWDHPIYNIGDEAENYRISEIATLVSEEVASVDMTYLRDEHPGPSYHVNFDRLEETGFETKWTLREGVRDLAAKFSDYGNHPRTHE; encoded by the coding sequence ATGAGCGACACCGTCTTCGTCACCGGTGGGTGCGGGTACATCGGGAGCGTGCTCGTCCCGCTGCTCGATTCGGACGATCGTATCGAGCGCGTCGTTGTTATGGACGATCTCTCGAGCGGATCGCCACGAGCACTGATGGGTTCGGTTACTGACTCGATCGCGTTCGTCCGCGGTGACGTGCGCGAGTACGGCGACGTCGAGAACGCGATGCGCGGGTGTGACACCGTGATTCATCTCGCGGCGATCACTGGCGCGGCAAGCACGCACGATCACCGCGAGGAGACGTTCGAGACAAACCTCACAGGGACGGAGAACGTCATCACTGCAGCGGGCAAGCTCGCTGTCGAAAACGTCGTGCTCGCATCCTCGTGCAATCTCTACGGACGAGCAACGAACCCAGATCTCGATGAGACGATCGACCCCGATCCAATCAACCCGTACGCAGCGTCGAAACTCGAAGCCGAGCACTTACTCCGCAGTGCTGGCGAGCGGTTCGGATTCGATCGAACAGCGCTGCGTCTGGCGACGAACTACGGCGCAGCACCGGGAATCCGGTTCAATCTCGTCGTGAACCAGTTCGTCTTCCGGGCGCTAACAGGGCGGCCGCTGACCGTCTACGGCGATGGCTCGAACTGGCGACCGTTCATCCACGTCCATGACGCTGCGCGGGCGTACGCTCATGCCGCAACCCAGCCCGAATCGTGGGATCATCCAATCTACAACATTGGAGACGAAGCAGAAAACTATCGGATCAGTGAGATTGCCACGCTCGTCAGCGAGGAAGTCGCCTCCGTCGATATGACGTATCTCAGAGACGAGCATCCCGGCCCGTCCTACCACGTTAATTTCGATCGACTCGAGGAAACGGGTTTTGAGACCAAATGGACGCTCCGCGAGGGTGTTCGGGATCTCGCAGCGAAGTTCAGTGATTACGGTAACCATCCGAGAACACATGAGTAA
- a CDS encoding NAD(P)-dependent oxidoreductase gives MSNSTPHIAVTGAAGYIGSRVVDQLQKTHPEWRVTALDNFYRGQVRRVGDIDIEHVDIRHREELAAALDGADVVLHLAAVSGVDDCDTNPDLAHDVNVQGTNNVAWWCRASGAALAFPFSMAVLGDPTVFPITTDLPRAPLNWYGRSKVLGERAIETFAEGAFPAHLFMISNVYGEHTIDGTTVSKGTVINFFLNRALARDPITVYAPGTQARNYVHVTDVAQVYILSAERLVQQLSDGITGVERYEIGTDEDLSVMEVAELVKTIAHEERGIDVDLDVVENPRSAETLVDTFTVDTTDAADGLGWRPAQSVEDTIRTRLRETEG, from the coding sequence ATGAGTAACAGCACACCACACATCGCCGTCACAGGAGCGGCGGGGTACATCGGCAGTCGTGTCGTCGACCAGCTACAGAAAACACATCCGGAGTGGCGGGTCACCGCGCTCGATAACTTCTATCGAGGGCAGGTCCGTCGCGTGGGTGATATCGATATCGAACACGTCGATATTCGTCACCGCGAGGAGTTAGCGGCTGCCCTCGATGGTGCTGATGTCGTTCTTCACCTCGCGGCTGTCAGCGGTGTCGACGACTGTGATACGAACCCCGATTTGGCACACGATGTGAACGTGCAGGGGACGAACAACGTTGCGTGGTGGTGTCGAGCGTCTGGTGCTGCACTCGCGTTCCCGTTCAGCATGGCTGTTCTCGGTGATCCGACGGTGTTCCCGATAACCACAGACCTCCCACGCGCTCCATTGAACTGGTACGGCCGGTCGAAGGTACTCGGAGAACGCGCTATCGAAACGTTCGCAGAAGGAGCATTTCCCGCTCATCTGTTTATGATTTCGAACGTGTACGGTGAGCACACAATCGACGGAACGACTGTCTCGAAAGGAACGGTCATCAACTTCTTCCTGAATCGTGCCCTCGCGCGTGATCCGATCACAGTCTATGCCCCCGGGACGCAAGCGCGAAACTACGTCCACGTTACTGACGTAGCCCAAGTATACATACTGAGCGCAGAGCGCCTCGTACAGCAACTGAGTGACGGCATTACCGGTGTCGAGCGCTACGAGATCGGAACAGATGAAGACCTGAGCGTGATGGAAGTCGCCGAACTCGTCAAGACGATCGCCCACGAAGAACGGGGGATCGATGTCGATCTTGACGTGGTCGAAAATCCTCGGAGTGCCGAGACGCTCGTCGATACGTTTACCGTTGACACCACGGATGCCGCCGACGGCCTCGGTTGGCGACCGGCGCAATCGGTCGAAGACACCATTCGAACACGACTCCGCGAAACAGAGGGCTAA
- a CDS encoding NAD-dependent epimerase/dehydratase family protein yields the protein MAIIITGGDGYIGWPTGLRIASRTDERCILVDNFARREWVESIGSKSAAPVAAMDERLTAARNVHGLSNLSFVEGDLTDRGFVDQLLTVHEPRAIVHTAAQPSAPYSQLNGERANYTQHNNMQATRNLVWGLHEHDMADTHFVETTTTGVYGAPEFPIPEGGAVMEHEGHRDAVPFPAMAGSWYHLTKSHDAANLRLAHRQFGIPISDVRTAITYGTETEETRADERLRTRFDFDYYFGVVAHRFCAQAIAGYPLTVYGKGEQRKPFVSLEDAVEGLAQLVVSGQSAEHTVYNQVTRPISIVEMAETIADVGAEFGLDVDVTHVENPREEDEEHAMEIENDRYMDLIGEQRQTFESGMRDILETLTAHRDTIVAHEDRFLPDVLEE from the coding sequence ATGGCGATCATTATCACAGGCGGCGACGGGTATATCGGGTGGCCCACTGGGCTTCGTATTGCGAGTAGAACGGACGAACGGTGCATCCTTGTCGATAATTTCGCTCGGCGCGAGTGGGTCGAGTCGATCGGATCGAAGAGTGCGGCTCCGGTCGCGGCAATGGACGAACGACTCACAGCGGCGCGGAATGTCCACGGTCTCTCGAATCTCTCGTTCGTCGAGGGCGACCTCACCGACCGAGGATTCGTCGACCAGCTGCTCACCGTCCACGAGCCACGCGCCATCGTTCATACGGCGGCACAGCCGTCCGCACCGTATTCGCAACTCAACGGCGAGCGGGCGAACTACACCCAGCACAACAACATGCAGGCAACGCGCAACCTTGTCTGGGGGCTGCACGAGCACGATATGGCCGACACCCACTTCGTCGAGACCACTACGACGGGGGTCTACGGCGCGCCTGAGTTCCCCATCCCGGAGGGTGGTGCTGTCATGGAACACGAGGGCCACCGCGATGCGGTCCCGTTTCCCGCGATGGCCGGGAGCTGGTATCACCTGACGAAATCCCACGACGCGGCCAACTTACGGCTCGCACACCGACAGTTCGGGATACCGATCAGTGACGTTCGAACCGCGATCACCTACGGAACCGAGACCGAAGAAACACGCGCAGACGAACGACTTCGAACCCGGTTCGATTTCGACTACTATTTCGGTGTGGTCGCACACCGGTTTTGCGCGCAGGCGATCGCAGGATATCCTCTCACCGTGTACGGAAAAGGAGAGCAGCGAAAGCCGTTCGTCAGCCTCGAAGACGCTGTAGAAGGACTGGCCCAACTCGTCGTTTCCGGACAGTCAGCTGAACACACCGTGTACAATCAGGTCACGAGACCCATCAGCATCGTCGAGATGGCGGAGACGATCGCTGACGTCGGGGCGGAGTTCGGGCTCGATGTAGACGTGACCCACGTCGAAAATCCCCGCGAAGAGGACGAAGAGCACGCGATGGAGATCGAAAATGACCGGTACATGGACCTTATCGGCGAACAGCGCCAGACCTTCGAGAGTGGGATGCGTGACATCTTGGAAACGCTGACAGCACACAGAGATACGATCGTGGCACACGAAGATCGCTTCCTTCCGGACGTTCTGGAGGAGTAA